From the genome of Halictus rubicundus isolate RS-2024b chromosome 2, iyHalRubi1_principal, whole genome shotgun sequence, one region includes:
- the LOC143361962 gene encoding uncharacterized protein LOC143361962 gives MIPTSIHQTEKLDSNNYESWKVQIKSILRYNELWGYVNGSIVKNEQNEVAWTQKDEKALDTIILSMNKTQYSQTQYRDVRFHEEINVDTGSDVFTLEQNGSNDESNKTKVIQHPTEEEDEKVTEDDEEGDEEESIPENESTEAVRESSNYKRTRGMPRIQRTGTPENQTWELIDRPKGAKILTSRWVYKIKYNQDGTVDKFKARLVARGNEQKKGMDYDEVFAPVARHDSIRTLLASAVQCKMHIHHMDVVTAYFKENYRTLFTCISQNYLRNLERRRKCANSIDLFTA, from the exons ATGATTCCGACAAGCATCCACCAAACTGAAAAATTAGATAGCAACAACTATGAGTCCTGGAAAGTTCAAATAAAAAGTATTCTAAGGTATAATGAATTATGGGGCTACGTAAATGGAAGTATAGTGAAAAATGAACAAAACGAGGTGGCGTGGACACAGAAAGATGAGAAAGCGTTGGATACAATTATATTAAGCATGAATAAAACACAATACAGTCAAACACAATACAGAGATGTTCGATTTCACGAGGAAATTAATGTAGATACAGGCAGTGATGTATTTACATTAGAGCAAAACGGATCAAACGATGAATCCAATAAAACAAAGGTGATTCAGCATCCTacggaagaagaagacgaaaagGTAACCGAAGATGACGAAGAAGGAGATGAAGAGGAATCTATACCCGAGAATGAAAGTACTGAGGCAGTCAGAGAATCGTCAAATTATAAAAGAACAAGAGGAATGCCGAGGATACAACGTACCGGCACACCAG AAAATCAAACGTGGGAATTAATTGACAGACCGAAGGGTGCGAAGATATTAACAAGTAGGTGggtgtacaaaataaaatataatcagGACGGCACTGTGGACAAATTCAAGGCAAGGTTAGTAGCCAGAGGAAACGAACAGAAAAAGGGCATGGATTACGACGAAGTGTTTGCCCCGGTTGCAAGGCACGACTCAATAAGAACGCTCTTGGCCAGTGCTGTGCAATGTAAAATGCACATACACCACATGGATGTAGTTACAGCCTACTTCAAGGAAAACTATCGGACACTGTTTACATGTATCAGCCAGAATTATTTGAGGAACCTGGAAAGGAGGAGAAAGTGTGCAAACTCAATAGACCTCTTTACGGCTTGA